GCGACGTGACCGCTGATCCACGGCCGGTCCCCTCGGAGGCGGAGTCGACGGCTGAGGAAGCGGACGACGGCGACGGCGGCTACCGCGTCCGCGACCGTCTCGAGCGCCGGGCGATCGCCGTCGCGGCCGTCGTCACCGCGGGCGTGCTCTCGCTGCTGTTTTACTACCCCGTGGCGACGGTGTTCGTCGAGTCGGTGCTCGTCGAGGGGACGCTCACGCTCGCGGTCTTCCTCGAGATCCTGCGCGACCCCTTCTACTTCGGGGATCTCGCCCGGCTGTTCGCCGGCGAGTCGCCGCTGGCGGTGGGACGGGACCTGCTCTCGAGCGACCGCCGGCTGGGGATCGTCGGCTTTACGGCCTACCAGGCGGCGCTCTCGACGGTACTGAGCGTCGCCCTCGGCGTTCCCGCCGCGTACCTGCTCGCCCGCTACGAGTTCCGCGGCCGGCGGCTGTTGCGGTCCCTGACGATCCTGCCGTTCGTGCTGCCCTCGATCATGGTCGCGGTTGGGTTCGTCGCCACCTTCGGGCGCAACGGCACCCTGAACGGTGTTCTGGGGGTGTTCGGGCTCGGTCCGATAGAGCTCATGTTCACGCTCGAGGCGATCCTGATCGCCCACGCCTTCTACAACGCCCCCCTCGTGGCGCGGGTGACGACCGCCGCCTGGGAGTCCGTCGACGCCAGCGCCGTCGAAACCGCCCGCAGTTTGGGTGCGAGCCCGATGCGGGCCTTTCGCGACGTGATCGCCCCGCAGCTCTACCCGGCGGTGATGATGGGCGCGGCGCTGACGTTCGTGTTCACCTTCGGCACCTTTCCCATCGCCCTGGCTCTCGGCGGCTTCCAGCTGGCGACCGTCGAGGTGTTCGTCTACCGGCTGGTTCGCGACCTCAACTACGCCGAGGCCGCGGCGCTGGCGATCATCGAACTCCTCATCACCCTGGGTATCCTCTACGCCTACCTTCGGTACGAGGCCAGCCACGCCGTCCGCTCGCGGGGGATCCGACCGCTGCCGCGTCACCCGCTGTCCCCGCCGACGCTCTCGGTGCGAGAGCTCCTCCCCCGCGCCGGGCTGGCCGTCTACGCGGTGATCGCCCTGTTCGTCTTCGTCTTCCCCATCGCGAGCATGCTCTACGCGAGCGTCTCCGGCCCCGGCGGTTTCACCCTCGATCACTACCGCTTCCTCGCCGAGCGCCAGGCGACCGGCGCGGCGTTTCAGGTCCGTCCGTGGCCCGCCGTCCGCAACTCCCTGCTCTTCGCCGTCGGCGCGCTGCTCATCGCGCTGCCGATGGGCGTCGTCGTCTCGGTGCTGACGACGCGGCGCTACCGCGGTCGAAAGCTGATCGACGCGGTGGCGATGGCGCCGCTCGCGGTGTCGGGGATCATCGTCGGCCTCGGCCTCCTTCGGGGGCCCGTCTTCGGCATCGAGTTCGCCGGCTGGCGCTTCGCGGTGGGCGGCGCGGTCGCCATCGTCGCCGCACACGCCGTCTCGGGCTACCCGTTCGTGGTCCGAACCGTGGCGCCGGGGCTCGAGGGGATCGACCGCAGCCTGATCGAGTCCGCGCGGGCGCTCGGGGCGTCGCGCTGGCGGGCGCTCGTCGACGTCGAACTGCCGCTGGTGTGGCCGGGCGTCGTCGCCGGCGCCGCCTTCGCCTTCGCCATCTCGATGGGGGAGTTCTCCTCGACGGTCGTCCTCGCGACGGGCACCGACCAGTACACGATGCCGGTGGCGATCGAACGGTTCATCGGCCGTCGGCTCGGACCCGCAACCGCAATGGGAGCCGTCCTGCTGGTGATCACGAGCATCAGTTTCGTCGTCCTCGACAGACTCGGGGGTGAGAGCTTTGGGATCTGACGAACGGGGCGGCCGCGAGAGCGGCGTCGCAGCCTCCGCGGCGGCCGACCGCATCGCCGACGCACCCGGCCCCGACGCCCCCGTCGCCGTGGAACTCGAGGGCGTCACCAAACGATACGCAGAAACGACCGCCGTCGACGACGTCTCCCTGGCGGTGCGCGAGGGCGAGTTCTTCACGCTCGTCGGTCCCTCCGGCTGCGGGAAGACGACCACCCTCAGGCTGGTCGCCGGCTTCGAGGAGCCCACCGCGGGCGTGGTCCGCTTCCGGGGAACCGACGTCACCGGCGTCCCCCCCGAGGATCGGGACGTCGGCGTCGTCTTCCAGAACTACGCGCTGTTCCCGCACATGAGCGTCGGCGAAAATATCGCCTACGGGCTCAAGTTCGCCGATCCGCCCGGCGGGGTGTCCGACGAGCGACGAGTACGCGAACTGCTCGAGCTAGTCGACCTCGAGGGGATGCAGGATCGAGAACCCGACCAGCTGTCAGGGGGACAGCAACAGCGCGTCGCCATCGCCCGCGCGCTGGCCCCCGGCCCGAGCGTGCTGTTGCTCGACGAGCCGATGAGCGCTTTAGACGCCCAGCTCCGCGAGCGCCTCCGCGTGCAGGTGAAGGCGATCCAGCGCGAACTCGGGATCACCACCATCTACGTCACCCACGACCAGGAGGAGGCGCTCGCCATCTCCGATCGGGTGGCGGTGATGCGCGAGGGACGCCCGGATCAGGTCGGCCCGCCCCGGGAGATCTACCGCCGACCCGAGACGCCGTTCGTCGCCTCGTTCGTCGGCGACAACAACGTCTTCGACGGCGAGATCGCCGACCTGCGCTCGACGTCCGACGGCGCGGTCGCCACCGTCAGAGTCGGCGCCGAAACCCTCGAGGTCGCCGCCGACGACCGGTCGCTCTCGGTCGGCGACCGGCTCACGTTCTGCGTGCGCCCCGAGCGCTTCGTCATCGGGAGCGAGGAGAACGCACTCACCGCGACCGTCGCGAGCGCGGAGTTCCTCGGGGAGACGACGCGGGTTCACCTCGAGTGGCAGGAGCGGGAGCTGCTGGTTCGGACGCGAGATCCGCTCTCGGGGGAGGTTACGGTGGGGTTCGATCCTGCGGACGCCCACGTCGTCGACGATTCCTGAGGCCGGTCCCGGCCGATGGCGACCCGCGGGAGCGGACCTGAAGACATATATCAGTGGGGAGACGGACCACTGGCATGAAACGGCGCGCCCTCCTCGCAACGCTGACGACCGGCGCCGCGGCGGCCGTCGCCGGCTGTGCGGACGGGTTCGAAGCGCTCGACTCCGGAGCGTCGAACCGAGAGCCCTACGGCGTCGACGACGACGAGTACGTCGATCCCGACCCCGACGACGATCGGCCGGCGCCGGAGGACGACGAGCGCGCGCTACACGCCGCACTGTACCCCCGGGCCGATCTGGTCGGCAGCGAACACGACCTCGCGCTCGAGGTGTTCGCGGTGCCGGAGGACACCGAGGAACTCGTCTTCGAGCTCGATCTCGGGGTGCTCGACGCACACGGCGTCACCCTCGAGGAGCCCGAACTCGACGTGGAGTTCGTCGAGGGCGACGGCTACGACGAGTCCGACGGGCTCGAGCTCGCGGTGGCGGGCGCCGACGGGAACGCCCTCGAGTTGACCCTGACGACCCTCGAGGCGTTCCACGCCGTCGCCGTCTTCTCGCTGGTCGGGTTCGACACGAGCGAGGCCGGAGCGGCGACGGATCTCGAGTACGGGCTTTCGGTCCGGGATCACGACGCCGAGGTGCGATCAGGGACGTTCGATCTCGTCGATCTCGAGAACCAGTCGCCGACGGTTTCTCCGAGAGAGCTATTTACCGGCCGGGAGACACAACGACAGCGGATCGACCTCGAGTGGCTCCGCCCAGCGGGGGAGGAGATCAGGGTCGAGATCGACGTCACCGCCCTCGAGGAGTACGGCTCGCTCGAGGAGACGACGGTCGATCGAACGGAGTTCGTGGGCGGAACCGTCGAGCACGCGGCGGTCGAGGGCGGAATCGTCTCGCTCGAGCTGGCCGTCCCGCCCGACGGCGAGTACGCGACCGGTCAGGTGACGATCGCCGAGATGGACGTCTCGGTCGAGGAGCCCGTCGAGGACGTGATATACGGGGTGTCACTCGAGGGCGTCGTCGACGACGACGCCAAGGTCGAGCCGTTCGAGATCGGTAACTGGGTTTTCAAGACAGAGGCCGAAGCCGCCGAAGACGACGCCGAGGAGTAACGACGAAACCGGGACGGGGCGACGGGGCAACGGCCGCGTTCGACACGCGCCGTCTCGACGGCCCCGCGAGACCGGCTACAGGACGAGCCAGACCACGGAGAAGAGGATGAGCACGCCGGTGATATCACAGACGTTCGTGACGACCGGTATCGTCGTGTCGTCGGGATCGTAGCCCAGCCGAAAGGAGACGTAGACGGAGACGGAGCTGACGACGACGACCCACGCCGCCAGCAGCATCCCGCTGACCATCGTGATGAACAGCAGCGTTCCGAGCCCCAGGGTCCCGCCGAGCGCGCGACCGATCGCCCACGAGGCGACCCCGAGGAGGACGAAGACGGTCGCCGCCAGCCCGAACACCGCGACGACGTTCGCCCGGACGTTCGGATTGCTCGGCGAGAACTCGAGGGTCCCGAGGTGAAGCTGGGTGGACAGCCGCGCGCACATGATCGAGCCGAGGTTGCCCGCGGTGCCGATCATCACCGGGACGAGGACGAGCAGCGACGGGTTCTCGAGCAACTGGTCTTCGAACGTCTCGAGGACCGCCCCCGAGCCCATCTGGAGCGCCGAGAGGACGACCAGTAGCGGCACGAGCGTGGTGACGATCCCGGCGACGGTCCACTCGTCGATGAACTCCTCGACGCCCAGCAGTTCGGGGCCGGCATCGGCGTCCGGCTCGCCGTCGGCGCTCACAACACCACCCCCGCGACGTAGACGCCGACGAGCAGGAACGCGACGCCGAAGACGTCGCCGACGGTCGTGACGACCGGGCCGATGACGTTGTCGGGATCGAGCCCGTGCTGGTAGCCCTTGAAGACCACCGTCAGGAGCACCCCGAGCATCGCGACCGCGCTCAACAGTGCGGCGACCAGCAGGATCACCACGAGCTCGAGTAAGTTCCCGCTTCGACCCAGCGCCAGCAGGACGACCCAGGCGAGGACGGCGATGAACACCGAGACGATGATCCCGTTGAGAAACGAGGCGATCACGGCGTTTCGCAGGCGGTCGTTCCACTCGAAACGGGGTTCGATCAGTCCCTTGTGGAGGCCGCTCGAGAGCCTGGCGCCGAGCGAGCCGTAGACGCCGCCGCGGGTCGCGAGAAACGCCGGCAGTAACAGGAGCAGCCCGGGAACGCTCTCGATCCCGTCCCGCATCGTCTCGGTACCGAGAACCGTTCCGGCGAAGAGGCCCGCCACCAGGCTCACGAGGATAACCGGGAGGGCCTGGCGGTAGACGTCGAGGGCGGAGTCGTAGCCCAGCATCTACTGAGACGTGTTTCTCGAGGAGCTTTACAGATGTGTCGGCACGGAGCCGTGCGGACGACCGACCCACGTCGGTGTAACGCGTCGCCCGGCCGGCTGGGTGCGAAACCGATCCTCGACCGACGGAACGCGCGCCCCGATCGGCCGCTACCGCCGACGGCGCGGTCCGTCGGCACGGCGTCAGTCTTCCCCCGGCAGGATGTCCCCGAGCGCGCCGCCGACGGCCATCGCGGTGAAGACGACCGACACCTGACAGAGGTGGACCCACGGCTCCGCCCAGTCGACCCGGCCCCACAGCGTCATCATCAGCGCCGCGGTGGCGAACGCGATCGCGAGCACCCACACCGGCCGGCGCGGGACCACGCCGAAGTAGGGGTCGTGTATCTGGACCTCCTGAAACCCCGCGACGTAGAGGATGCCGACGACCAGCGCCGCCGCGAAGGCGAGGTTAGCGACGAAGAACGCCGGCGTCGCCGCGAGAAACTCGCCGATCTCGTGGACGCCGTCTTCGACCAGCAGCGGCAGTCCGAAGACGACGCTCCCGACGAACGCCTCGGCTTTGTCCTTGCGCGTGAACTCCGTGATGACGGCGCCGAAGACGCCGTTGTCGGTGACCCGGCGAGTCAGACGGATCGCGTCTCGCACCTCCCGGCGCTCCTCCGGCGCGTCGACCGTCTCCTCGAGGCTCTCGAGTTGGGTCAACACGTCCTCGATCGTCGGATCGGACGGGGGCGGTGAGTCGGGGGGCCGGTTCGACTGACGGGACATACGAAACGCACTCGAGTCGAGGGCGGAAAAGCCGTCGACTCGCGGGTGCGTTCGCCGCGGCTCGCGGGCGCAAAAAACCGGCACTGTTTTGCGCGACCGTGTGCCAGTGTGTGCATATGAAACACGCGAAGGGCCCACTGCTCTCGATCGACCTGAGCGAGCGCGAGGCGACCACCGAGGAGATCGACGACCTCCTCGAGACCTACGTCGGCGGCCGCGCCGTCGGCACCAAACTCGCCCACGACCGGATCCCGTTCGACGCGGACCCGCTGGGCGCGGAGAACCGCCTCTACCTCTCGACGGGGCCGTTCCAGCACTCCCAGATGAGCTTCACCGGCCGGATGTCGGCGACCGCGCTCTCGCCGCTCACCGACGGCCTGCTCTCCTCGAACGCCGGCGGCTTCCTCTCGCGGAACTTCACCGCGACGGGGTACGGCGCCGTCGAAATCGTCGGCGAGAGCGACGAACTCGTCATCGTTCACGTCACCGACGAGGGGGTCGAGTTCGAGGCCGTTCCGGATCTCGCGGGCGCGGAAACCTCCGAGATCTGTGACTACATCGAAGACGAGCACGGCCTCGAGGAGGACCACACCGCCACCGTCGGCCCCGCCGGCGAGAACGAGGTCCGCTTCGCGTCGCTGATGACCTCCCGCGAGCGGGCGTTCGGCCGCGGCGGCCTCGGCGCCGTTCTGGGCGCGAAGAACGTGAAGGCGATCACGTTCGACGGCGACTCAGGTGCCGAAATCGAGATTCCGCCGCTGCAGATGGACGTCCACCGCGAGGCCGCCCAGTCGGATCACATCATGAAGCGCCAGGGAACCTCCTCGATGACGGAGTTCGCGAGCACCGTCAACGCCCTGCCCACCTACTACTTCTCGGAGCTCTCCTTCGAGGGCGCCGAGGGAATCAGCGGCGACCGCGTCGAGGAGAAGAAGTACAAGAAGGGGACCTGCTCGGCGTGTGCGTTCGCCTGCAAGCTCCCCACTCGCGACGAGGAGAGCGGCCTCGAGACCGAGGGCCCCGAGTACGAGACCGTGATGGCCTTCGGCTCGAACTCGGGGGTGGACGACATCGTCGACGTGATGCAGTCGAACAAGCTCTGTGACGAACTCGGGATGGACACCATCTCGGCGGGCGACACCGTCGCCGCCTACCTCGCGAGCGAAGACGAGTTCGGCAACGTCGAACTGATCCACGAGACCGTCGAGAAAATCGCCCACCGCGAGGGGATCGGCGACACGCTCGCGGAGGGCGTCGAGCGCTGTTACGACGAGCTGGGCGTCGACAACTGGACCGTGAAGGGCATGGAGTTCCCCGCCCACGACGGGCGCACCCTGAACGGCCAGGGGCTCGCCTTCGCCACCTCGAACCGCGGCGCCGACCACATGTACGCCGAGTTCTACTCGCTCGAGTACCCCCTCGTCGACGAGGACCAGGCGCTGGACAAGGAAGGGCTCGAGGGCAAGCCGCCGAAGGTCGTCGAGAAGGAGAACCTCAACGTCATCAAGGACAGCGCCGTCCTCTGTAAGTTCTCGCGGGACTTCGTCACGCCCGATCGGCTGGAAACCTTACTCGACGCCGACTACGAGGACCTCCTCGAGATCGGCGCCGAAGTCGTCAGCCTCGAGCGTCACTTCAACAACCAGCGCGGGATGAACCGGAACGACGACACGGTGCCCTACGCCGACGACCTCGAGGGGTTCGAGGAGGCGCTCGACGCCTACTACGAGGAGCGGGGCTGGAACGACGATGGCACGGTTCCCGAGGGAGCCATCGGCGGTGCGGAAGCCGCGACCGCGGACGACTGATCGGCTTCTACTGCGGCGAGTCGGCGGCGGGCGCTTCGCCGCCGGCTTCGTAGCGTTCGAGAGCGGCGCTCGCGTAGCGGTAGCCGACGAGACCGGCCGCGACGGCGCCGATCGACGTCGCGGCCACGCCGGCCGGCGCGAGCGACGACCCGCTGCCGACCAGCCAGAAGCCCGCGAAGGCGGGAAGCGCGAGGAGAACCATCGCGAGGAGGTGCGCCACCATCGCCGAGAGCTCCGGCGGGGTCAACGACGCGGCCATCGGCCCCTCGAGCGTCGGGAGGAACGCCCCGACGCCGAGCGAGATGCCGACGCTCGCGAGCGTCAGGGCGGCCCCGACGGCGACGAGCGCGACCAGCGAGACGCCGTCGTAGCCGCCCACGACGCCGGTCACGACGGCGACGGCGACGGCCAGCGGAACGCCCGGGACGAGCGCCGCGAGGGCGTGGCCCCGCAGCACCGCCCGCCGGCCGCCGGGTGTCGTGAGCAACACCGGCAGCGCGATCCGCTCGTTGCCGATCGGGTTGAGCGTCGTCCCCATCCCGACCGCGGCGGCGACGTACAGCGTGACGAGCGGGGGGACGAACGCCGGCTGTGCGCTCGAGATCTCCGCGGTCACCGGTCCGACCAGCGCGAACGGGAGGACGACGTAGATCATCGCCCGCGGCGACCGGCCGATCCGCCGCCAGACCGCCCGGACGACCGCGGCGGTCTGGCGGCCCGAGACCGCCTCGAGGCCAACTGTTAGCGAGCCAGCGAGGCCACCCGCGTCAGCGTCGACGGTGCCGTCGTCGAGGACGGCCTCGGCGAACCAGAGCGACCGCGCCGCGACGAGAACCGTCGCCGTCGCCAGCGCCGCGATTCCGGCACTGCCGACCAGCGCCGCGAGCGCGCGGACGGGGTCGGCGCCGCCGTCGGGCGTGGTCACCAGAATCAGGTCGCCGTACCAGCCGAGCGGCGTCGCCGCGAGCGCCCCGCCGGCGGTCCGGCTGAGCGCGAGCCCCATGAACGTCGCGAAGACGACGACGATCCCGACGCCGTAGCGGGCGGCGTACAGCCGCGGCGAGCGCCGGATCAGCGCCCGCACGCCGAGGCCCGCCGCCGTCCCGGCGAGCAGTCCGGTCAGCACGACGGCGAGTCCGCCGACCAGCGCGCCCACCGCCGTGACCGGGGCGCCGGTTCCCGCGGCGAACGCGACCGCCCCGGCGACCGCGACCGGGCCGACGAACCACGCGTTCTCGAGCAGTTCGTCGACGAGCACGCCGGCGATCGCCGTCGGCAGCGAGAGCGCGGTGACGAGTTCGACCGGCGGCTCCTCCCAGTCGTCGCTCGTCGTCGCCCCGAGTGCGGCGAGGACGGTGACGACGACGACGCCGATGGCGCCGATCTCCCGGGTGAGCGCGGCGACGGCGGCGGCGTTTTCGCCGGCGACGGTGCCGTAGTGATAGGCGCCGGGTTCGGGCCAGAACGCCGCGTACAGCGGCAGCGGCAGCGAGCCGACGATCACCAGCACGCCGACGGTCGCACCGAGGAGGACCGCCAGGCCGAGCTGCGGGTGTTTGCGCCGCCGACGCAGTTCGACGCGGTGGCGAACGGCCGCGATGAAGGCGATCGTCCGGGACCGGCTCATGAAGACTGCGCGGTGTAGGCGTCGTCGTCCGTGCCTGTCACCTCGAGGAAGACGTCTTCCAGGCTGCCCGCCCCGGCGCCGCGTTCCGCGCGGCGCTTGAGTTCGGCCGGCGTCCCCTCGGCGACCAGCCGGCCGTCGTGGAGGACGCCGATCGCGTCCGCAAGCTCGTCGACGACCGAGAGGATGTGCGTCGACAGAAAGATGGTCATCTCCCGGTCCGCGAGGTCGGCGATCGTCTCGCGCATGGTGCGGGCGGCGCGGGGATCGAGACCGCTCGTGGGCTCGTCGAGAAACGCGACGCTGGGTTCGTGGAGCACCGCCTGAATGACGCCGACCTTCTGGCGCATCCCCTTCGAGTAGGTGTCGATTCGCTTGTCGGCGTCCTCGTGGAGGTCGAAGCGCTCGAGCAGCGCCTCGATGCGGTCGTCGGCCTCCTCCGACGGCAGCTCCCGGAGTCCGGCGACGTACTCGAGCTGTTCGCGACCGGTCAGCTCGTCGTACAGCGGCGGCTCCTCGGGGAGGTAGCCGATGTGGGGGGTGACGGCGTCGCGGTCGGTGACGTCGTAGCCGGCGACGCGGGCCACCCCCGACGTCGGCCGCGTCAGCGTCGTCAGCATCCGCATCGTCGTCGTCTTCCCCGCACCGTTGGGGCCGAGAAAGCCGTAGACACGCCCTCGAGGGATTTCGATCGAGAGCCCGTCGACGGCGGCTTCGTCGCCGTAGCGCTTGGTGAGCTCCCGGGTTTCGATGGCGAGATCGGACATTCGTTACGCGGACTTGTCTCGGGATAGTAATAACGGTGTCTGTCGCGACACTCCCGTCGCGCTCGGGGCTACTCGTCCTCGTCGTTTCGCGGCCGGTTCGGGCGCACGTCGTCTTCTCGAGAGGGGTGGACGTTGATCCCGTGACCCCGGTAGGGGTCCTCGTCGGGGTCGTAGAACAGTTCGCTTCGCTCGAAGAGGTACATGAAGAAGCCGAACAGCGGCACCGCGGCCGTGATCGCCGTCCACTTCCGGCGCTCGAGGGGCACTCGCCCGGTGTCCCAGTAGACGAACGCCGTCAGTCCGACGTGCCACAGGAGGGGGATGCCGACGATCACGGCCAGGAGGACGGTGTCCATACGTATCCGTCGTACCCGAACGGCCCTAAACTCCGCGCCTGTTCGCGTGGAGACGCCCCGGAAACGACGGCGAAGAAGAACAACTGGCATACGGGTACCCCTCGTTCGTGGTACCGATGCGACGAACGGTACTGGTCGTACTCGTCGCGGCGCTGGTCGCACTCGCCGGCTGTAGCGGCGAGACGGGTCCGGAGCCCGACAACGAGTCCGCGCCCGACGACGCCGACGACCTCGAGTCCGCACACGCGGAAGCCGACGGTAACGGCGACGAGACCGACGACGGAGACGACGAGACGGCCGAAAGCGGCGACGAGACCGACGACGGAGACGACGAGACGGCCGAAAGCGGCGACGAGACGGATTCACAGGAGGCGGACGACGACCGCGAGACCGACGAGGACGGTGACGGCGGGACGGATACCGACGAGAGCGGGACGGACGACTCGAGCGCCGACGCCCACGCGGTCGACGGCGAACTCGAGATCCACCACATCGACGTCGGCCAGGCCGACGCCGCGCTGTTGATCGAGCCCTCGGGCGAGACCATGCTGATCGACACGGGCGACTGGCGGCAGGACGGCTCCGGCGTAATTTCCTCCCTCGAGGCCCAGGGCGTCGACCGGATCGACCACCTGGTGGCGACCCACGCCCACGCCGACCACATCGGCGGTCACGCCGCGGTGATCGAACACTACGAGACCGAGGGCGACGGCGTCGACGCGGCGTACGATTCCGGCGTGGCACACACCTCACAGACCTACGAGAGCTACCTCGACGCGGTCGAGGACCACGACGTCACCCTCTACGAGGTCCAGGAGGGCGACTCGGTCGCCTTCGGCGACGCGCACGTCGAGTTCTACAACCCGCCGGCGGGCGATTCGGGAACCGACCTCCACTACAACAGCGTCGCGCTCACCGTCGCGTTCGGCGAGGTGACCTACCTGACGACCGGCGACGCCGAGGACGGCGCGGAGGCGCGGATGGTCGACGCCTACGGCGACGACCTCGCCGCCGACGTCTACCAGGCGGGCCACCACGGCTCCTCGACGAGTTCGACCGCGCCCTTCCTCGACGCAGTCGACCCCAGTGTGGCGGTGATCTCGAGCGCGTACGGCAGCCAGTACGGTCACCCCCACGACGAGGTGCTCGAGTCGTTCGGCGACCGCGGGATCGAAACCTACTGGACCGGCGTCCACGGCGCCGTGGTCGTGACGACCGACGGCGAGACGGTGGCGGTCGAACCCGCCAGTGAGGGGCCGACCGACGGCTCCGAGCTCATCGACGAGAAGCCTGCCGACGATGACGACACGGCCGCCCTGATCCACCCGGCGGTTGATGTGACTGGCGCGCCTACGACCGGTTAATGGGAGACGCCGAACCCGAACCGGCCGTTGCCGTTCTCGACCGGATCGTCGACGGGAGCGCGGTGTTGTTGCTCGAGGCCGACGGCGAGGTCGTCGACGAGCGCATCGTCGAGGTAACGGCCCTGCCCGAAGAGGGACGCCACGAGGGAGCCGTTTTCGACGTCGATATCGAAGACGGCCTCGAGGCGACCTACCGACCGGACGAGGAACGGGAGCGACGGGAGCGCGCACAGGAGCGGTTCGACCGGCTCTCGAGGCGCCTGGGCGAGGAGTAGGCGGCGAGCCGAGTCCGCGGCGTTCACCCGCACCGCCGTGTTCGGCCGAGATGCACGCGACTCGCCGTCGTCCGAACGAAAAATCCGTTCGGAAAGAATCGATGTCTCGAGAGCGGCCGCCTCAGCCCCAGAGCGCCGCCGCGAGCGAGCCGACAACGCCAGTTCCGGAGCCGTCGTCGTCGGCCGCTATTCGGGTCGTTCGCGCGTCGTGGTCCTCGTCGGGGAGCGCGACCGCACCGAACTGCGAGACGAACAGCAGCGCGATCGCTCGCTCGAGGCCCGCCTCGACGACGTCGCCCTCGCCGGCGGGTGCCTCCTCGGCGAGCGCCGTTGCGGCCGCCTCGATCTCGCCGACGATCTCATCGGGGTCGTCGTCGGGATCGATCGTCTCGTGGAACCGGTGGCCGGCGAGCCTCGCGACGCCCGCGACCGCCCGTCGGTCGTCCGCGGCGGCCTCGAGGACGTCTTCGACCGTCGCCTCCGCGTCAGTCGCCGTTCCCGCGGCACCGGGCTCGTCGTGGATCTCGGGCTCGAGACCCAGACCCTCGTAGAGTTCGGCCATCGTCGGCGCGTAGTCGTCGAGACCCGCGTCGAGCCAGCCGTCCGCGTCAGCAGAGACCTTGTAGCCGGCGAAGGCGTTCTTCTCGGCCTCACCGAGCTGGCCCGCCGGCGCCTCGAGGTCGTCGTCTATCTCCTCGATCGCGTCGGCGTCGAACGCCTCGCTTTCGGTGCCGTATATCGGCGCGGCAACGGCGTTCCAACCGGGCTCGAGGTCGGTGCCGTCCGGATCGTCGCGCAACCCCGGCGGGACGCTCTCGTCGTACTGGAAGTCGACGACGGCTCTGACGCCCTCTTCGGGCTCGATCCTGAACGCCGACAGCGTGTCGACGTGCTGAAGCGCGCCCGAGCCGGTGACGGTCTGCCACACCTGGTCGTCCTGGTTCCAGGCTTCAACGGTGCCCGCGAACTCGTCGGGACCGGCGACGCCGAACAGCTCCCAGATCGTCCGGTCGGTCGGACCGGGGGTTCCGAGTCCGTACTCGCCGCCGGGCTCGAGGACGAGGTCGACCGCGATGGCTGTCGGCTCCGAGCGGTCGACCTCCTCGGGCGGCGCCGTCAGGAAGGGCGAGTACGCGATGTCGCCGTCGGCAATAGTGTCGTCGTACGTTCGATCGCCGAGGTAGTTCAGGCGGACGTCGAACGGGCCGTCCGGCGCGGCGAACCCGTCGTCGGGTTCGCCGACGAACGGCACGTCGGTGGCCGAGAGGTCGTTGAACCTGGCGAGGACGGCGTCGGCATCGAGCCCGAAGATGCCACCGTCGAGATCGATCCCGATTTCGGCGTCGATCCGGTTGTCCTCGTAGGTCGTCAGCTCGCCCGTCTGGACGATTCCGGTGTCCGAAACGTCGAGTTCGTTGTCGGTGACGTGGAGTTCGCTGTCGCCGAGTCCGAGATCGCCGACGCGGACGCCGACGGCGGCGTCGACGACGCTGTTGTTCGCGACCGTGCCGGCGAGGTCCTCGACGAGGATGCCGTTGTCGCGGTCGGCGAGCGGGTCGTCGTCGTCGGGACCGGTGATCTCGTTGTCCTCGATCGTGCTCTCGCCGCTGCCGGTGAAGTCGCCGTC
Above is a genomic segment from Natrononativus amylolyticus containing:
- a CDS encoding iron ABC transporter permease, with the translated sequence MTADPRPVPSEAESTAEEADDGDGGYRVRDRLERRAIAVAAVVTAGVLSLLFYYPVATVFVESVLVEGTLTLAVFLEILRDPFYFGDLARLFAGESPLAVGRDLLSSDRRLGIVGFTAYQAALSTVLSVALGVPAAYLLARYEFRGRRLLRSLTILPFVLPSIMVAVGFVATFGRNGTLNGVLGVFGLGPIELMFTLEAILIAHAFYNAPLVARVTTAAWESVDASAVETARSLGASPMRAFRDVIAPQLYPAVMMGAALTFVFTFGTFPIALALGGFQLATVEVFVYRLVRDLNYAEAAALAIIELLITLGILYAYLRYEASHAVRSRGIRPLPRHPLSPPTLSVRELLPRAGLAVYAVIALFVFVFPIASMLYASVSGPGGFTLDHYRFLAERQATGAAFQVRPWPAVRNSLLFAVGALLIALPMGVVVSVLTTRRYRGRKLIDAVAMAPLAVSGIIVGLGLLRGPVFGIEFAGWRFAVGGAVAIVAAHAVSGYPFVVRTVAPGLEGIDRSLIESARALGASRWRALVDVELPLVWPGVVAGAAFAFAISMGEFSSTVVLATGTDQYTMPVAIERFIGRRLGPATAMGAVLLVITSISFVVLDRLGGESFGI
- a CDS encoding magnesium transporter; this translates as MLGYDSALDVYRQALPVILVSLVAGLFAGTVLGTETMRDGIESVPGLLLLLPAFLATRGGVYGSLGARLSSGLHKGLIEPRFEWNDRLRNAVIASFLNGIIVSVFIAVLAWVVLLALGRSGNLLELVVILLVAALLSAVAMLGVLLTVVFKGYQHGLDPDNVIGPVVTTVGDVFGVAFLLVGVYVAGVVL
- a CDS encoding DUF2391 family protein; the encoded protein is MSRQSNRPPDSPPPSDPTIEDVLTQLESLEETVDAPEERREVRDAIRLTRRVTDNGVFGAVITEFTRKDKAEAFVGSVVFGLPLLVEDGVHEIGEFLAATPAFFVANLAFAAALVVGILYVAGFQEVQIHDPYFGVVPRRPVWVLAIAFATAALMMTLWGRVDWAEPWVHLCQVSVVFTAMAVGGALGDILPGED
- a CDS encoding magnesium transporter; protein product: MLGVEEFIDEWTVAGIVTTLVPLLVVLSALQMGSGAVLETFEDQLLENPSLLVLVPVMIGTAGNLGSIMCARLSTQLHLGTLEFSPSNPNVRANVVAVFGLAATVFVLLGVASWAIGRALGGTLGLGTLLFITMVSGMLLAAWVVVVSSVSVYVSFRLGYDPDDTTIPVVTNVCDITGVLILFSVVWLVL
- a CDS encoding ABC transporter ATP-binding protein, which gives rise to MADAPGPDAPVAVELEGVTKRYAETTAVDDVSLAVREGEFFTLVGPSGCGKTTTLRLVAGFEEPTAGVVRFRGTDVTGVPPEDRDVGVVFQNYALFPHMSVGENIAYGLKFADPPGGVSDERRVRELLELVDLEGMQDREPDQLSGGQQQRVAIARALAPGPSVLLLDEPMSALDAQLRERLRVQVKAIQRELGITTIYVTHDQEEALAISDRVAVMREGRPDQVGPPREIYRRPETPFVASFVGDNNVFDGEIADLRSTSDGAVATVRVGAETLEVAADDRSLSVGDRLTFCVRPERFVIGSEENALTATVASAEFLGETTRVHLEWQERELLVRTRDPLSGEVTVGFDPADAHVVDDS